One window of Candidatus Binataceae bacterium genomic DNA carries:
- a CDS encoding helix-turn-helix transcriptional regulator: MRLFGEVIAEARRKANLTQQQLAALIKTEGGRISGPYLNDIEHRLRHPPRGFLLQHFAKVLDLDVELLYFLAHQMPFDIDFSKVSEERALAAYRVFRKMLKTTAGNNTTPLVVPRRHQLNRIA, encoded by the coding sequence ATGAGACTCTTCGGCGAAGTGATTGCTGAGGCGCGGCGGAAGGCCAATCTGACGCAACAGCAACTCGCCGCGCTAATCAAAACCGAAGGGGGGCGGATTTCCGGGCCGTATCTGAACGATATTGAGCACCGCCTGCGGCATCCCCCGCGCGGCTTTCTCCTCCAGCACTTCGCGAAGGTGCTCGACCTCGACGTGGAACTGCTCTACTTCCTGGCGCATCAGATGCCGTTCGATATCGATTTCAGCAAGGTCTCAGAGGAGCGGGCACTCGCCGCATACCGGGTGTTCCGGAAGATGTTGAAGACAACAGCCGGAAACAACACGACACCACTGGTTGTTCCCCGTCGGCACCAGTTAAACAGAATTGCGTGA